The Falsibacillus albus nucleotide sequence GTACGCCCCTTCCATTCAACGATAATGAGTCCCGCTTCTTCCAACAAATAAAGATGCTTCGTCACCGCCTGCCGACTCATCTCCAAGTGCCCGCAAAGCTCATTCAACGTTTGCCCATTCTGTTGATACAACCGATCAAGCAGCTGTCTGCGTGTTTTATCTGCCAAGGCTTTAAATATTTTATCCATAATATGATTATATGCAACTTCTTGGTTGCATGTAAAGCGGAATTTAATTGTGAAATTTTTTTTATCACGAAATCCTCTTTTGAAGGACATCAGACCTCCATTCTGGTTCCCTTTATCACCGATTTCTCTTCCGAAGGGCA carries:
- a CDS encoding ArsR/SmtB family transcription factor, giving the protein GNQKGDLMPIGRKFCDKGNQKGDLMPVRSGFRDKGNQKGDLMPFGREIGDKGNQNGGLMSFKRGFRDKKNFTIKFRFTCNQEVAYNHIMDKIFKALADKTRRQLLDRLYQQNGQTLNELCGHLEMSRQAVTKHLYLLEEAGLIIVEWKGRTKVHYLNAEPIAQIYDRWLSKYDQHRVAVLQELKSSLEGEKDE